In the genome of Gordonia rubripertincta, one region contains:
- a CDS encoding peptidylprolyl isomerase, with protein MTTQKTSAVIHTNRGAIKVDLFPNHAPKTVENFVGLADGSKDYSKPNASGGNSGPFYDGSVFHRVIAGFMIQGGDPTGTGMGGPGYQFGDEFHPELQFDRPYLLAMANAGPGTNGSQFFITVGPTPHLNRRHSIFGEVTDPESQQVVDAIATTSTDRQDRPLDAVVIEKIEVN; from the coding sequence GTGACCACTCAGAAAACCTCCGCAGTCATCCACACCAACCGCGGCGCCATCAAGGTCGACCTGTTCCCGAACCACGCGCCCAAGACCGTCGAGAACTTCGTCGGCCTGGCCGACGGGAGCAAGGACTACAGCAAGCCGAACGCATCCGGCGGCAACTCCGGCCCGTTCTACGACGGCTCGGTCTTCCACCGTGTGATCGCCGGCTTCATGATCCAGGGAGGCGACCCCACCGGCACCGGCATGGGCGGCCCCGGCTACCAGTTCGGCGACGAGTTCCACCCCGAGCTCCAGTTCGACCGTCCGTACCTGCTGGCCATGGCGAATGCCGGCCCGGGCACCAACGGCTCGCAGTTCTTCATCACCGTCGGCCCGACCCCGCACCTGAACCGTCGCCACAGCATCTTCGGTGAGGTCACCGACCCCGAGTCGCAGCAGGTCGTCGACGCCATCGCGACCACGTCGACCGATCGTCAGGATCGCCCGCTCGACGCCGTTGTCATCGAGAAGATCGAGGTCAACTGA
- a CDS encoding rhomboid family intramembrane serine protease, producing MRRLATTRLPAGKPYVTYTLIGINILIFLLCAVQAGSFGDPGAAAIFSSGDLLKSDVAAGEYWRLLTSGFLHFSVMHVAVNMLSLYILGRDLELALGMSRYVAVYLIALLGGSAAVMLFENDRALTAGASGAIYGLMGAMLVIILKARVSPVPVLLIIGFNVVLSFSLPGISVLGHLGGLAFGAAATAAIVYLPGMVLPEGRRTPEAAGRVGWIALGALFVLALGLGITGGIVYDGLTYIR from the coding sequence ATGCGGCGGCTGGCGACCACCCGCCTGCCCGCGGGCAAGCCGTACGTCACCTACACCCTGATCGGGATCAACATCCTGATCTTCCTGCTGTGTGCCGTCCAGGCCGGCAGCTTCGGCGACCCCGGGGCCGCCGCCATCTTCAGCTCCGGAGATCTCCTCAAGAGTGACGTCGCCGCCGGTGAGTACTGGCGCCTGCTGACGTCCGGCTTCCTGCATTTCAGCGTGATGCACGTGGCCGTCAACATGCTCTCGCTCTACATCCTGGGCCGCGACCTGGAGCTCGCGCTGGGAATGTCCCGCTACGTCGCGGTCTATCTGATCGCACTCTTGGGCGGCAGCGCCGCCGTCATGCTCTTCGAGAACGACCGCGCCCTCACCGCAGGCGCCTCGGGGGCCATCTACGGCCTGATGGGCGCGATGCTGGTGATCATCCTCAAGGCCCGCGTGTCGCCGGTGCCGGTGTTGCTGATCATCGGCTTCAACGTGGTCTTGTCGTTCTCGCTGCCCGGGATCTCCGTCCTCGGGCATCTCGGCGGCCTTGCCTTCGGCGCCGCGGCCACCGCCGCCATCGTCTATCTCCCGGGAATGGTCCTGCCGGAGGGGCGTCGTACCCCGGAGGCGGCCGGCCGGGTCGGCTGGATCGCGCTCGGCGCGCTGTTCGTCCTGGCGCTGGGCCTGGGCATCACCGGCGGGATCGTCTACGACGGACTCACGTACATCCGCTGA
- a CDS encoding PH domain-containing protein has product MDNSADFSTHAWSTPVGAGVAGCIGGVVLLGGAIVVSKDPAGSVLMGIAGVLLVALGVYTLLVRPRLELSAEHPATLTVRSLTGRRSYTPDRVERIRLLSMRRVGRRVGQLEIDVLDDDAETGRPDGSDGPRDDTRLLVFSRWDLGTDLMSVVDALRTAGFHVDDDR; this is encoded by the coding sequence GTGGATAACTCTGCCGACTTCTCCACACACGCATGGTCGACGCCGGTCGGAGCGGGTGTCGCGGGCTGCATCGGCGGCGTGGTCCTGCTCGGCGGCGCAATCGTGGTGTCCAAGGACCCCGCCGGCTCGGTGCTGATGGGGATCGCCGGCGTGCTGCTGGTCGCGCTGGGCGTCTACACGCTTCTGGTCCGGCCGCGGCTCGAACTCTCGGCCGAGCACCCGGCGACGCTGACCGTGCGTTCTCTGACCGGGCGACGCAGCTACACACCCGACCGCGTCGAACGGATCCGGCTGCTGTCGATGCGGCGCGTCGGCCGTCGGGTGGGCCAGCTCGAGATCGACGTTCTCGACGACGACGCCGAAACCGGTCGTCCGGATGGGTCCGACGGACCGCGCGACGACACCCGGCTGCTCGTCTTCAGCCGCTGGGATCTCGGTACCGACCTGATGTCGGTGGTCGACGCACTCCGCACAGCGGGTTTCCACGTCGACGACGACCGCTGA
- the crgA gene encoding cell division protein CrgA — translation MPKSKVRKKTDYTINTASRTPVKVKAGASSTIYVSVMLGLMLLGLAWLVVYYLAATPTAYGAEGQVLHWMAELNSWNFLIGFSLMVAGLLMTMRWR, via the coding sequence ATGCCGAAGTCAAAAGTCCGGAAGAAGACCGACTACACGATCAACACCGCGAGCAGGACTCCGGTCAAGGTCAAGGCCGGAGCCTCCAGCACCATCTACGTGAGCGTGATGCTCGGCCTGATGCTCCTCGGGCTCGCCTGGCTCGTGGTCTACTACCTCGCCGCCACCCCCACCGCGTACGGCGCCGAGGGTCAGGTCCTCCACTGGATGGCCGAGCTCAACTCCTGGAACTTCCTCATCGGGTTCTCCCTGATGGTGGCCGGCCTGTTGATGACCATGCGGTGGCGCTGA
- a CDS encoding aminodeoxychorismate/anthranilate synthase component II — MSRILVIDNYDSFVYNLVQYLGQLGVEAVVWRNDDPRLTPWDPEHLREAVSGFDGVLLSPGPGTPQRAGATMPMVEMAAAEELPLLGVCLGHQAIGAAFGGTVDRAPELLHGKTSLVFHDDKGVLAGLPDPFTATRYHSLTVLPETIPDELVVTGRTESGIVMAMAHRELPIHGVQFHPESVLTQGGHRMLANWLKTCGIEVDETRVAALEAEMAGAIG, encoded by the coding sequence GTGAGTCGCATCCTGGTCATCGACAACTACGACAGCTTCGTCTACAACCTGGTCCAGTACCTGGGCCAGCTCGGTGTCGAGGCCGTCGTGTGGCGCAACGACGACCCGCGGCTGACCCCGTGGGACCCCGAACATCTGCGTGAGGCGGTCTCGGGATTCGACGGGGTGCTGCTCAGCCCCGGACCCGGTACCCCGCAGCGCGCCGGTGCGACGATGCCGATGGTCGAGATGGCCGCCGCCGAGGAGCTCCCGCTGCTGGGTGTCTGCCTGGGTCATCAGGCGATCGGCGCCGCGTTCGGCGGAACCGTCGACCGCGCACCGGAACTTCTGCACGGCAAGACCTCGCTGGTTTTCCACGACGACAAGGGCGTCCTCGCCGGCCTGCCGGATCCGTTCACCGCGACCCGCTACCACTCGCTGACGGTGCTACCCGAGACCATCCCCGACGAACTGGTCGTCACCGGACGCACCGAGTCGGGCATCGTCATGGCGATGGCCCACCGCGAGCTGCCGATCCACGGCGTCCAGTTCCACCCGGAGAGCGTCCTGACCCAGGGCGGGCACCGGATGCTCGCCAACTGGCTCAAGACGTGCGGTATCGAGGTCGACGAGACCCGCGTCGCGGCGCTCGAGGCGGAGATGGCCGGCGCGATCGGCTGA
- the pknB gene encoding Stk1 family PASTA domain-containing Ser/Thr kinase encodes MTTPHHLSDRYELGETLGFGGMSEVHYARDLVLHRDVAIKVLRADLARDPSFYLRFRREAQNAAKLNHPTIVQVFDTGEAETEDGPLPFIVMEYVDGDTLRDVLRANGPIAPRQAMTWMADVAAAMDFSHRNGIVHRDMKPANVMIDKSGAVKVMDFGIARAMSDSTSTMTQTSAVMGTAQYLSPEQARGIKVDPRSDIYSMGCVLFELLTGEPPFTGDSPVAVAHQHVHEDPPWPSHVRPDIPRELDSVVLKAMSKNKDNRYQSAADLRADLIRVLAGGKPSAPMLLTDEERTEFIDTGPRRPVRSETSGPRRAVPTRAGGSHRRDADYRSDSDDDPPRRRPRWLIAGAIAVVVLLVGTLFLWSPWSSGSDPDVSVPAVAGLSSDDARSSLERAGFEVRVLEEPSLDVGPGFATRSTPGEGVLATEGSEVALYISTGPQRHRIPSDLAGKTPAEALDALRVLGFTNVKTERVDSTADMKDKVVSTAPKIGTEVPVNGPVVLNVGNGPKEITVRDVVGMPADRARAVLEELGMSVDEVAVDSDKPAGEVISTSPGPGSTAEQGSTVQLSVSRGNLFTVPSLRGKTPAEAQSSLEQAGWERSTLTRQTRNVPLNSPDSGRVVGQEPPAGSKARKAGPITIIVGQASLLPN; translated from the coding sequence ATGACGACACCACACCACCTCTCCGACCGCTACGAACTCGGCGAAACGCTGGGTTTCGGTGGCATGTCCGAGGTGCACTATGCCCGCGACCTGGTGCTGCACCGGGACGTGGCGATCAAGGTGTTACGTGCCGATCTCGCGCGCGATCCGTCGTTCTATCTGCGTTTCCGGCGTGAGGCCCAGAACGCGGCGAAGCTGAACCACCCGACGATCGTGCAGGTCTTCGACACCGGTGAGGCCGAGACCGAGGACGGCCCGCTGCCGTTCATCGTCATGGAGTACGTCGACGGCGACACCCTGCGAGACGTGTTGCGTGCCAACGGTCCGATCGCCCCGCGTCAGGCGATGACGTGGATGGCCGATGTCGCCGCCGCCATGGACTTCTCGCACCGCAACGGCATCGTGCACCGCGACATGAAGCCGGCGAACGTGATGATCGACAAGTCCGGTGCGGTGAAGGTGATGGACTTCGGCATCGCCCGCGCGATGAGCGACTCCACGTCGACCATGACGCAGACCTCCGCCGTCATGGGCACGGCCCAGTACCTGTCGCCCGAGCAGGCCCGCGGTATCAAGGTCGACCCCCGCAGCGACATCTACTCGATGGGCTGCGTGCTCTTCGAGCTGCTCACCGGGGAGCCGCCGTTCACCGGTGACTCGCCGGTCGCGGTCGCCCACCAGCACGTGCACGAGGACCCGCCGTGGCCGTCGCACGTGCGACCCGACATCCCGCGTGAGCTCGACTCGGTCGTACTCAAGGCGATGAGCAAGAACAAGGACAACCGGTACCAGTCGGCCGCCGATCTGCGCGCCGACCTGATCCGGGTGCTCGCGGGCGGCAAGCCGTCGGCGCCGATGCTGCTCACCGACGAGGAGCGCACCGAGTTCATCGACACCGGCCCCCGACGCCCGGTCCGGTCGGAGACGAGCGGACCGCGGCGCGCCGTCCCCACACGTGCCGGTGGCAGCCACCGACGAGACGCCGACTACCGGTCCGACTCCGACGACGACCCGCCGCGTCGGCGGCCCCGCTGGCTGATCGCCGGCGCGATCGCCGTGGTCGTGCTGCTCGTCGGCACGCTTTTCCTGTGGTCTCCGTGGAGTTCGGGCTCCGATCCCGACGTCTCCGTGCCCGCGGTCGCCGGACTCAGTTCCGACGACGCGCGGTCGTCCCTCGAACGAGCCGGCTTCGAGGTACGCGTTCTCGAGGAACCCAGCCTCGACGTCGGGCCCGGTTTCGCGACCCGCTCGACGCCCGGTGAGGGTGTGCTGGCGACCGAGGGATCCGAGGTCGCGCTGTACATCTCGACCGGTCCGCAACGACACCGGATACCGTCCGACCTGGCCGGCAAGACGCCTGCCGAGGCCCTCGACGCCCTGAGGGTGCTCGGGTTCACCAACGTCAAGACCGAGCGCGTCGACTCGACCGCCGACATGAAGGACAAGGTCGTGTCGACCGCGCCGAAGATCGGCACCGAGGTGCCCGTCAACGGACCGGTGGTGCTCAACGTGGGCAACGGGCCCAAGGAGATCACGGTCCGCGACGTCGTCGGCATGCCGGCGGATCGCGCGCGCGCGGTTCTCGAGGAGCTCGGCATGTCGGTCGACGAGGTCGCGGTCGACTCGGACAAGCCCGCGGGCGAGGTCATCTCCACCTCTCCCGGTCCCGGCTCGACGGCCGAGCAGGGCAGCACGGTGCAGCTGTCGGTGTCCCGGGGCAACCTGTTCACCGTCCCGAGCCTGCGCGGCAAGACACCCGCCGAAGCCCAGTCATCCCTGGAACAGGCGGGTTGGGAACGGTCGACGCTGACGCGTCAGACCCGGAACGTGCCGCTGAACAGTCCCGACAGCGGACGGGTCGTCGGACAGGAACCACCGGCGGGTTCGAAGGCGCGCAAGGCGGGCCCGATCACGATCATCGTCGGCCAGGCCAGCTTGCTGCCGAACTGA
- a CDS encoding protein kinase domain-containing protein: MTLQNGTTIGDRYRLIRLIATGGMGQVWEALDTRLNRRVAVKVLKAEYTNDPEFIARFRAEAQTTAKLNNPGIANVFDYGETPDYNGGDPLAYLVMELVDGEPLNSVISRLGRLSLTNTLDMLEQTGRALQAAHSQGLVHRDVKPGNILITPAGQVKITDFGIAKAVDSAPVTKTGMVMGTAQYISPEQATGDEATAASDVYSLGVVGYEALTGRRPFLGDGAITVAMKHIRESPPPLPPNLPSGVRELIEITMAKDPRQRYANGGEFADAVAAVRAGRRPPRPGAIAGAAAGAAGAAALGNTVATRATTAPGTASRPVTPRPTSRTAVAPPPDNSWTTGQKVLAGVAAALLVGAIGLIGFYLVSSGGNDASPPAPSSSSVVTQTTTVVPTQETEETTTTRRPTRTTTSEETTTSEETTTETTAPGPPTTTDDTTDTGAATGTPCFPGVPFPLC, translated from the coding sequence ATGACCCTGCAGAACGGCACCACCATCGGTGATCGTTACCGGCTCATCCGTCTGATCGCTACGGGCGGTATGGGCCAGGTGTGGGAAGCCCTCGACACGCGGCTCAACCGTCGTGTCGCGGTGAAGGTCCTCAAGGCCGAGTACACGAACGACCCGGAGTTCATCGCACGGTTCCGTGCGGAGGCCCAGACGACCGCGAAACTCAACAACCCGGGCATTGCCAACGTCTTCGACTACGGCGAGACCCCGGACTACAACGGCGGCGATCCGCTGGCCTATCTGGTGATGGAACTGGTCGACGGCGAGCCGTTGAACTCGGTGATCTCCCGGCTCGGTCGGCTGTCGCTGACCAACACGCTCGACATGCTCGAGCAGACCGGCCGGGCGTTGCAGGCCGCCCACAGCCAGGGTCTGGTGCACCGCGACGTGAAGCCGGGCAACATCCTCATCACGCCGGCCGGCCAGGTCAAGATCACCGACTTCGGCATCGCCAAGGCCGTGGACTCCGCCCCGGTCACCAAGACCGGGATGGTGATGGGCACCGCCCAGTACATCTCTCCCGAGCAGGCCACCGGTGACGAGGCGACCGCCGCGTCCGACGTGTACTCGCTCGGCGTCGTCGGCTACGAGGCCCTCACCGGCCGCCGACCGTTCCTGGGCGACGGTGCGATCACCGTCGCGATGAAGCACATCCGTGAATCGCCGCCGCCGCTGCCGCCCAACCTGCCGTCGGGTGTCCGCGAGCTCATCGAGATCACGATGGCCAAGGATCCGCGCCAACGCTATGCGAACGGCGGCGAGTTCGCCGACGCGGTGGCCGCCGTCCGGGCAGGTCGCCGACCCCCCCGTCCGGGAGCCATCGCCGGTGCCGCAGCAGGTGCTGCCGGTGCCGCGGCGCTGGGCAACACCGTCGCGACCCGCGCCACCACGGCGCCGGGTACCGCATCACGTCCCGTGACCCCGCGTCCGACGTCCCGCACCGCGGTCGCACCTCCGCCGGACAACAGTTGGACCACCGGGCAGAAGGTTCTCGCCGGTGTCGCCGCGGCCCTGCTGGTCGGTGCGATCGGCCTGATCGGCTTCTACCTGGTCAGCAGCGGTGGCAACGATGCCTCCCCGCCGGCACCGTCCTCCTCGTCGGTCGTCACCCAGACGACGACCGTGGTCCCGACCCAGGAAACCGAGGAGACCACGACCACGCGACGTCCGACCCGCACGACCACCAGCGAGGAGACGACGACCAGCGAGGAGACGACGACGGAGACCACTGCCCCCGGTCCTCCGACGACCACCGACGACACGACGGACACCGGTGCCGCCACCGGCACCCCGTGCTTCCCCGGCGTGCCGTTCCCGCTGTGTTAG
- a CDS encoding peptidoglycan D,D-transpeptidase FtsI family protein, producing the protein MNKPIRNVSLAVIVMIVALLANATYVQVFKADALKTDPRNNRVLLDEYSRQRGLITTADGTVIALSVPIDSRLKFLRQYPREGAEAFAPVTGYYSFQYLASQIEHYENSILNGSDDRLFGQRFMDMFSGRDPRGGNVVTTINPKVQQAAYRAMLNGPCDGPCRGAVVALQPNTGKILAMVSTPSYDPNKLASHDQEVREGSWEAWNRPGDTAQPMLNRAISQVYPPGSTFKVVTSAAALRDNITPGIRLTAAPSFPLPGTNVSLPNYGGETCPGSSGGTVSLETAFKYSCNTAFAELVTEKMSDAIPKFTETASLFGLDQPGPDIPMPVVDSTVGPIPSLDVLAQASIGQRDVRLTPLQNAMIAATVANGGVRMQPYLVDKLQSADLRTLQTTPPTTANKPITPEQAAELTSMMIESERSTSGAGGPVTIASKTGTAESGSSTDTPYSWYIAFGPSSNAQIAVAVVVENGQFGADSVGGTVAAPIGREVINSLVGGGSR; encoded by the coding sequence GTGAACAAACCGATCCGCAACGTCTCGCTCGCGGTGATCGTGATGATCGTCGCGCTGCTGGCCAACGCCACCTACGTCCAAGTGTTCAAGGCCGACGCCCTGAAGACCGACCCGCGCAACAACCGGGTCCTGCTCGACGAGTACTCGCGCCAGCGCGGCCTGATCACGACCGCCGACGGCACCGTGATCGCGCTGTCGGTGCCCATCGACAGCCGGTTGAAGTTCCTGCGTCAGTACCCGCGGGAGGGTGCCGAGGCATTCGCACCGGTCACCGGTTACTACTCGTTCCAGTACCTTGCGAGCCAAATCGAGCACTACGAGAACTCGATCCTCAACGGCTCCGACGACCGATTGTTCGGCCAGCGGTTCATGGACATGTTCTCCGGCCGCGACCCGCGGGGCGGCAACGTGGTCACCACGATCAATCCGAAGGTGCAGCAGGCCGCCTACCGCGCCATGCTCAACGGGCCGTGCGACGGACCGTGCCGCGGCGCGGTGGTGGCGCTGCAGCCCAACACCGGCAAGATCCTGGCGATGGTCTCGACCCCGAGCTACGACCCGAACAAGCTGGCCAGCCACGACCAAGAGGTCCGCGAAGGCAGCTGGGAGGCGTGGAACCGTCCCGGCGACACCGCGCAGCCGATGCTCAACCGCGCGATCAGCCAGGTGTACCCACCGGGATCCACCTTCAAGGTCGTGACCTCGGCGGCCGCCCTGCGAGACAACATCACCCCGGGCATCCGTCTCACCGCGGCGCCGAGCTTCCCGCTGCCGGGCACCAACGTGTCGCTGCCGAACTACGGCGGCGAGACCTGCCCCGGTTCGTCGGGCGGGACGGTGTCGCTGGAGACGGCGTTCAAGTACTCGTGCAACACCGCGTTCGCCGAGCTGGTGACCGAGAAGATGTCGGACGCGATCCCCAAGTTCACCGAGACCGCGAGCCTGTTCGGTCTCGATCAGCCCGGCCCGGACATCCCGATGCCGGTCGTCGACTCGACCGTGGGCCCGATCCCGTCGCTCGATGTCCTCGCACAGGCATCCATCGGACAGCGGGACGTGCGGCTGACGCCGCTGCAGAACGCCATGATCGCGGCGACCGTCGCCAACGGAGGGGTGCGAATGCAGCCGTACCTGGTCGATAAGCTTCAATCAGCTGATCTGCGCACGTTGCAGACCACACCGCCGACCACCGCCAACAAGCCCATCACGCCCGAACAGGCGGCCGAGCTGACCTCGATGATGATCGAGTCCGAGCGCTCCACCTCGGGTGCCGGCGGGCCGGTGACGATCGCGTCGAAGACCGGCACCGCCGAGAGCGGTTCCAGCACCGACACCCCGTACTCCTGGTACATCGCGTTCGGACCTTCGTCGAACGCGCAGATCGCGGTGGCCGTGGTGGTGGAGAATGGACAATTCGGTGCGGACTCGGTCGGTGGGACCGTGGCGGCGCCGATCGGACGAGAAGTGATCAATTCGCTGGTGGGAGGTGGCAGTCGATGA
- a CDS encoding FtsW/RodA/SpoVE family cell cycle protein, whose product MTQAAPAPHAPPREPATSTGRNAELLLLVFAIGLVTVALLIVQAAQGQNLTWDIFKYVAAYTALFGIAHLVVRRYAPHADPILLPVVAVLNGLGLVLIHRLDLGSGNTGESINPTQATNNADQQLLWAGLGIIAFSAVLILIRDHRTLSRYAYTLGLGGLIFLIIPAILPSAFSEINGSKNWIITPFFSIQPSEFSKILIIIFAAAVLVSKRDLFITAGPHVLGVDLPRARDLGPLLAAWAIAIAVMVVQKDLGTSLLIFATILTMLYVATSRVEWLVLGIGLFAIGAVIAWSIFSHLQTRVSVWLNPFEDFDGSGYQIGQSLFGLATGGLFGTGLGSGRPNIVPFANTDFIISTIGEELGLAGLAAILLLYMVFIHRGLRTGIAVRDSFGKLLATGLAFTIAMQIFVVVGGVTKLIPLTGLTTPFLSYGGSSLLANYILVALLIRISNAAREPDPVKKRPTAKPVDALPTQVVKRK is encoded by the coding sequence ATGACTCAAGCCGCGCCCGCCCCGCACGCCCCGCCTCGCGAGCCAGCGACGAGCACCGGCCGGAACGCCGAGCTGCTCCTGCTGGTGTTCGCCATCGGCCTGGTGACCGTGGCCCTGCTCATCGTCCAGGCGGCCCAGGGCCAGAACCTGACGTGGGACATCTTCAAGTACGTCGCCGCGTACACGGCGCTGTTCGGGATCGCCCACCTGGTCGTACGACGCTATGCGCCGCACGCCGACCCGATCCTGCTGCCGGTCGTCGCCGTGCTCAACGGACTCGGGCTCGTGCTGATCCACCGCCTCGACCTCGGGTCGGGCAACACCGGTGAGTCGATCAACCCCACCCAGGCGACGAACAACGCCGATCAGCAGCTGCTGTGGGCCGGTCTGGGCATCATCGCGTTCTCGGCGGTGCTGATCCTCATCCGGGACCACCGGACGCTGTCGCGGTACGCCTACACGCTCGGCCTCGGCGGACTGATCTTCCTGATCATCCCGGCGATCCTGCCGAGCGCGTTCTCGGAGATCAACGGCTCCAAGAACTGGATTATCACGCCGTTCTTCTCGATCCAGCCGAGCGAGTTCTCCAAGATCCTGATCATCATCTTCGCCGCGGCGGTCCTGGTGTCGAAGCGTGATCTGTTCATCACCGCGGGCCCGCACGTCCTCGGCGTCGACCTGCCTCGCGCCCGAGACCTCGGGCCGCTGCTCGCCGCCTGGGCGATCGCGATCGCGGTGATGGTCGTGCAGAAGGACCTCGGCACGTCGCTCCTGATCTTCGCGACGATCCTGACGATGCTCTACGTCGCCACCTCGCGGGTGGAATGGCTGGTCCTCGGCATCGGCCTGTTCGCGATCGGTGCCGTGATCGCGTGGTCGATCTTCTCCCACCTGCAAACCCGCGTCTCGGTGTGGCTCAACCCCTTCGAAGACTTCGACGGTTCGGGCTACCAGATCGGTCAGAGCCTGTTCGGCCTGGCCACGGGCGGTCTGTTCGGCACCGGCCTCGGATCCGGGCGGCCCAACATCGTGCCGTTCGCCAACACCGACTTCATCATCTCGACGATCGGTGAGGAGCTGGGGCTCGCCGGCCTGGCCGCGATCCTGCTGCTCTACATGGTGTTCATCCACCGCGGCCTGCGCACCGGCATCGCCGTGCGCGACAGCTTCGGCAAGCTCCTCGCGACCGGCCTGGCGTTCACCATCGCCATGCAGATCTTCGTCGTCGTCGGCGGCGTCACCAAGCTGATCCCGCTGACCGGTCTGACGACCCCGTTCCTGTCGTACGGCGGCTCGTCACTGCTGGCCAACTACATCCTCGTCGCGCTACTGATCCGGATCTCCAACGCCGCCCGCGAACCCGATCCGGTCAAGAAGCGTCCGACGGCCAAGCCGGTCGACGCGCTGCCCACCCAGGTGGTGAAGCGCAAGTGA
- a CDS encoding PP2C family protein-serine/threonine phosphatase codes for MTLVLRYIARSDRGLVRSNNEDSFYAGPRLLALADGMGGHAAGEVASQLVIRALSELDEDEPGGDLLSHLSRATRAGNEAIAAQVHESPELDGMGTTLTAILFAGSRIGLCHIGDSRGYMFRDGVLTQITRDDTFVQTLVDEGRITAEQAHTHPQRSLIMRALTGSEVEPTLTMREARAGDRYMLCSDGLSDVVSEETLAETLGSIADPKECADRLIELALRGGGPDNVTVVLADVVDTEYGDSRPIVGGAAGGNEESYTPDPATAAGRAAALRPPPAEPQRPTVLTQAEEPPKHKSTWRRWLAVGVVLAVVAALVAGFFVTRSIVRSNYYVAADSDGDVVIHQGSPADLLFVSMSKPVTRVCVEDLDQEKPTYTFIPYDGTCEMPLNVDDLVSGPAQSVKNVMIRDRSAEEIEGVVTKELTFRCDNAPSSTPPPAPSSATPPPPASSLPPAPRATAAPSGIPQRGATESVAPPAPSAAPSEKPAPPEDAVTSCRQQVR; via the coding sequence GTGACACTTGTGTTGCGCTATATCGCGCGCAGCGACCGCGGTCTCGTCCGGTCCAACAACGAGGACTCCTTCTACGCCGGCCCGCGCCTGCTCGCGCTCGCCGACGGCATGGGCGGACACGCGGCCGGTGAGGTCGCGAGTCAACTCGTCATCCGCGCCCTGTCCGAACTCGACGAGGACGAGCCCGGCGGCGACCTGCTGAGCCATCTGAGTCGTGCCACCCGCGCGGGCAACGAGGCCATCGCCGCACAGGTCCACGAGTCCCCCGAACTCGACGGCATGGGCACCACGCTCACCGCCATCCTCTTCGCGGGCAGCCGAATCGGACTGTGCCACATCGGTGATTCACGTGGCTACATGTTCCGCGACGGCGTCCTCACCCAGATCACTCGCGACGACACCTTCGTGCAGACCCTCGTCGACGAGGGCCGGATCACGGCCGAACAGGCGCACACGCATCCGCAGCGGTCGCTGATCATGCGCGCCCTGACCGGCTCGGAGGTCGAGCCGACACTGACGATGCGCGAGGCGCGTGCCGGTGACCGGTACATGCTCTGCAGCGACGGACTGTCCGACGTCGTGAGCGAGGAGACCCTCGCCGAGACCCTCGGATCCATCGCCGATCCGAAGGAGTGCGCCGACCGCCTCATCGAACTCGCACTGCGGGGCGGTGGCCCGGACAACGTGACCGTCGTCCTCGCCGACGTAGTCGACACCGAGTACGGCGACTCACGCCCGATCGTCGGCGGTGCCGCCGGGGGCAACGAGGAGTCCTACACCCCCGACCCGGCCACTGCCGCCGGACGCGCCGCTGCGCTGCGCCCGCCGCCCGCCGAGCCGCAGCGCCCGACGGTGCTGACCCAGGCGGAGGAACCGCCGAAGCACAAGAGCACGTGGCGCCGGTGGCTGGCCGTCGGTGTCGTCCTGGCCGTCGTCGCGGCGCTGGTCGCCGGATTCTTCGTGACCCGCTCGATCGTGCGGAGCAACTACTACGTGGCCGCCGACTCCGACGGCGATGTGGTGATCCACCAGGGTTCGCCGGCCGACCTCCTCTTCGTGTCGATGAGCAAGCCCGTCACGCGCGTCTGCGTCGAGGATCTCGACCAGGAGAAGCCGACCTACACCTTCATCCCGTATGACGGCACCTGCGAGATGCCGCTCAACGTCGACGATCTGGTGTCCGGGCCGGCGCAGTCGGTGAAGAACGTGATGATCCGCGATCGCAGCGCCGAGGAGATCGAAGGCGTGGTGACCAAGGAGCTCACCTTCCGTTGCGACAACGCTCCCTCGTCCACTCCCCCGCCTGCGCCGTCGTCGGCGACCCCGCCGCCACCCGCGTCGAGCTTGCCGCCCGCTCCCCGTGCCACCGCCGCGCCGTCCGGTATTCCGCAACGCGGTGCCACCGAGTCGGTGGCACCGCCCGCCCCGAGCGCCGCACCCTCCGAGAAGCCTGCACCCCCAGAGGACGCGGTCACCAGCTGCCGGCAGCAGGTGAGATGA